The genomic window TTATTGGCAATTTCTTTGTTGGCATTCATCATAAGCATCAGTGCACCGGCTGATCCTGTTGAGAAGTTATCCAATTCTGCAGACAAGGAAGGAGCAGCCAATCAACAGTCTAATGCATCTAAGAAAACAAAGCAAGACCTAAGAAAAAAACTTGGTCTTGACTTACCTGTTTTCTATTTCAGCTTTGGTTCTATTAGCGATAGTGATACCTTGTATAAGGTAGCTGATAAAGATCATTCGGCTACTTTAAGTGAGCTTTCACACTATTATGGAAACTGGGAAGATGTCTCTGACTATTTCAATCAGATGTCGAAAACACAAACAAGTCATTTTTCATTGGACTTAGAGGATATTTTTAAGATGAATATAGATCAAGATAGTATTCCTTTGTATTCTAAAAATGAAATTAATGATGTTATTACTCAATCTAATTTTGAGATAAACGCCATGCTGGAAACAGCAAACCCCAGCGTTTTAGAGTCAAAATTCAACTCACTGGCTGATCTGTACGCTAAATATGGTTTTTTATCAGGAGTTAAGAAAGAATTTGATTTAGCTAAGTCATCCTATGAAACTATGCTTAGCCAACAATCTTCTTGGAAAAGTTATGTGCCAAAGATTATCTGGTACGGTTCTAAAAACCAGTACCACTTTTGGTTGTTTGGTGATGGCGAAAATAGAAAAGGGGTTGTAAGAGGAGATTTTGGATACTCTTATATTGATAGTCAACCCATTAATACAAAAATATGGTCTAAGGTTTGGATTTCCTTTTCATTTTCAATCTTATCGGTATTGTTTGCATACATTATTAGTATTCCGCTTGGAATTTATTCAGCATATAAGAAAGACAGTAAGTTTGATAGAATTTCATCAATCATAGTATTCGTATTATACTCTATGCCAGGATTCTTCATTGGTGTATTGTTAATTTATACTTTTGCTAACCCTGATACTTTAAGATGGTTCCCAGTATCTGGAATTCAAGACCCAACTTTATTTAATCCAAATTGGTCTTTTTGGGAAAAGACTGCCCATAGAGCACCTTATTTCATCTTACCTCTTATTACCTATACATACAGCTCTTTTGCGTTTTTAAGTAGGATTATGCGAGTTGGTGTAATTGATGTTTTCGGACAAGATTATATCCGAACAGCAAGGGCTAAAGGGCTAGGAGAGGGTAAAGTTGTTATGAAGCATGCTTTGAGAAACTCATTGCTACCGATTATTACGGTGTTCGCTAATATTTTCCCATTAGCAATTGGTGGTTCAGTAATTATAGAAACCATTTTTACCATTCCTGGAATGGGATTTGAAATATATAACTCTATTCTGAATTCGGACTATCCTATGATTGTTGCAGTATTTACAATAATTGGTTTTTTAACCATGATTGGTTATTTAGTTGCCGACGTACTCTATGCAGTTGTTGATCCACGAATTTCTTACAAATAAACAGATATGGAACAGAATAATTTTTCGTTTAAAAAATACGCTTGGCAACAATTCAAAAAGAATAAGCCAGCACTTGTATCATTATATATCCTTATCGGACTCGTATTCATTGCATTATTTGCGCCAATTATTGCCAATGACCAACCCTTATACTGTAAATATAAAGGTGAAACATTTTATCCTGCTTTCTCAACTTTAGTAAACCCTTCGAAGGTAGATTCAATTAAGAATGATGCAGGCCTTGTTGAAATGCTACAATTTGATATCACTGACTGGAGAAAGTTAGATTTAGAAAGTGTAGTGTGGGCACCAATCCCTTATTCACCAGATAAAGGCGACAGATATAATAGAGAATATGTTTCGCCATTAGATGAGCAGCGCTATAAAAATAGCGATAATGAAATTGTTGCCATTCCTGGTCGATTAAGACATATTATGGGAACTGATAATATCGGAAGAGATTTAGCTTCTGGACTTATTCATGGAACTAGAATTTCCTTATTAGTTGGAGTATTGGCTATGGGTATAGCTAGTATAATTGGTGTCTTTTTAGGTGCTTTAGCCGGCTTCTTTGGCGATAGAAATTTATTGATGCCTAGGGTAAAATATATCTTTACATTGTTGGGTGTTTTCTTAGCCTTTTTCTATGGTTTTGGAGTACGAAAATATACCCTTTCAAATGCTTTTTCCACTGGTAATGGCGTTATGGAGTTGATTATCAGTTTATTGATAATCGTGGCTATTCTTGTGGGTATGAGGCTATTGTCTCGTTTATTTACTTTCGGATGGTTAGGGAAAGAAATAAGTGTGCCAATTGACACCTACATTTCTAGAGGGATTGAAATATTAAATTCTATTCCAAGGCTGATTCTAATCATTACTATTTCTGCTATTTTTGTCAGAAGTATTTGGCTGATAATGGTCATTATTGGACTGACTTCATGGACTGGAATTGCTCGTTTTACTAGAGCAGAATTTTTAAGAATTAGAGAGTTGGAATATATTCAAGCTGCTAAATCTTTAGGCTTTTCCAATTTTAGAGCCATTGCAAAACATGCATTACCGAATGCTCTAGCACCAGTTTTTGTATCCATAGCCTTTGGTGTAGCCTCAGCTATACTCATTGAAAGTTCACTATCCTTTCTAGGAATTGGTGTGCCAGATGATGTGGTAACTTGGGGTTCATTATTGAATTTAGGTCGTCAGGAGTTTGAAGCATGGTGGTTGGTAATGTTCCCTGGATTTGCCATTTTCATTACAATTACAATTTATAATCTTATTGGTGAAGGTCTGAGAGATGCCCTTGACCCAAGGTTGAAGAGCTAATTACTTTTGGTGCAATTCCTTTTGAAGTAGTTCTTTAAGCTGTTCGGCAGATAAGCTTATTTCGAGTTGACCTTTTTGAGCAACCGAAATTTTTCCTCTTTCTTCGGAAACGATAATCGCAATACAATCTGTATTTTCTGAAATACCTGCTGCAGCTCTGTGTCTCATTCCAAGATTAGATGGAAAATTTTCATTTTCAATAGAAGGAAGCACACACCTTGCGGCTTTTACAGTATTACCCGTAATTATAACAGCACCGTCATGCAATGGACTATTTTTAAAGAATATACTTTGAAGAAGAATACTAGAGGTTTTTGAATTAATAGCTTCCCCAGTTTCAATGTAGTTTGGTAGTCCGTTTTCTCTAGTAATTACTATAATAGCGCCAGTCTTTGTACTTGCCATTTTCTCACAAGCATCCGTAATTGCTGATATATTTACTTCAGCACCAGTCTCATCGTTTATCCAATTGAATTTTAACACCCCATCTTTTGAGAAAAATTTAGTGTTTCCAATCATCAAAAGAAAACGCCTTACTTCTTGTTGGAAAACAATAATTACTGCTAAAACACCTAC from Flavobacteriales bacterium includes these protein-coding regions:
- a CDS encoding ABC transporter permease, whose product is MLKYIAKRILIFIPTLLAISLLAFIISISAPADPVEKLSNSADKEGAANQQSNASKKTKQDLRKKLGLDLPVFYFSFGSISDSDTLYKVADKDHSATLSELSHYYGNWEDVSDYFNQMSKTQTSHFSLDLEDIFKMNIDQDSIPLYSKNEINDVITQSNFEINAMLETANPSVLESKFNSLADLYAKYGFLSGVKKEFDLAKSSYETMLSQQSSWKSYVPKIIWYGSKNQYHFWLFGDGENRKGVVRGDFGYSYIDSQPINTKIWSKVWISFSFSILSVLFAYIISIPLGIYSAYKKDSKFDRISSIIVFVLYSMPGFFIGVLLIYTFANPDTLRWFPVSGIQDPTLFNPNWSFWEKTAHRAPYFILPLITYTYSSFAFLSRIMRVGVIDVFGQDYIRTARAKGLGEGKVVMKHALRNSLLPIITVFANIFPLAIGGSVIIETIFTIPGMGFEIYNSILNSDYPMIVAVFTIIGFLTMIGYLVADVLYAVVDPRISYK
- a CDS encoding ABC transporter permease, with translation MEQNNFSFKKYAWQQFKKNKPALVSLYILIGLVFIALFAPIIANDQPLYCKYKGETFYPAFSTLVNPSKVDSIKNDAGLVEMLQFDITDWRKLDLESVVWAPIPYSPDKGDRYNREYVSPLDEQRYKNSDNEIVAIPGRLRHIMGTDNIGRDLASGLIHGTRISLLVGVLAMGIASIIGVFLGALAGFFGDRNLLMPRVKYIFTLLGVFLAFFYGFGVRKYTLSNAFSTGNGVMELIISLLIIVAILVGMRLLSRLFTFGWLGKEISVPIDTYISRGIEILNSIPRLILIITISAIFVRSIWLIMVIIGLTSWTGIARFTRAEFLRIRELEYIQAAKSLGFSNFRAIAKHALPNALAPVFVSIAFGVASAILIESSLSFLGIGVPDDVVTWGSLLNLGRQEFEAWWLVMFPGFAIFITITIYNLIGEGLRDALDPRLKS
- a CDS encoding TIGR00159 family protein, coding for MGFLEFNILDIVDIFLVAILLYQLYKLIKGTVAIKIFIGIAAIYLLWKLVEALQMDLLSEILGQFIGVGVLAVIIVFQQEVRRFLLMIGNTKFFSKDGVLKFNWINDETGAEVNISAITDACEKMASTKTGAIIVITRENGLPNYIETGEAINSKTSSILLQSIFFKNSPLHDGAVIITGNTVKAARCVLPSIENENFPSNLGMRHRAAAGISENTDCIAIIVSEERGKISVAQKGQLEISLSAEQLKELLQKELHQK